The Dyadobacter sp. 676 DNA window GCGCCCGCTTTGGCCGCCTCGCCGGCAAGCTGGCGGATCACGCCGAGATTGTAGTCTTTATCGCCGCTTTTATTTTCGAACTGGGCGGTTGCGATTTTGATCGGTTTCATAGCTGGCTTTTTTTCTCAAAAGTAAATGCTTGGGATCGTACATGTATTGTACAAACCCGACAAGTGGCGGAAACTAATGAGCAAGCCGTACCAAATTGGCCGCGAGGACGTTTTGCGGGCCGAGGTACTGGCCGGGCGTAAGGCCGGAAAGGTTTTTCATTTCGCGGATAAGGTGTGCCTGGTCGAAGAAGCCGGCTTCGCAAGCGATGGCGGCGAGCGATAAGTCCCCGTTTTTTCTACGGAGCATTCTGAGTGCGTATTGCATACGGACGACACCCGCGTAGCGTTTCGGCGAAATGCCGATCCGTTCTTCGAATTTGCGTTGAAGCTGGCGTTCGGTAGTGCCGGTCAATGCGGCGAGCCGGGTGACGGGAACAAGGCCGTTTTCACTATGGATAGCCTGGACGGCGTGCGTTATCAACGCGTCACAGCTGCCGGATTCCTTTAATTGGGATAGCAAAAAGCGCTCTGCCGCCCGGATCTTATCGTGAATAGCAGGTAGGGAGGCAATCTCGTCGCTCACCCATGCCGGGTCGGTTTTAAAGCATTCCTCGCATCCGACAATCTGGTTTCTCAATTCCGACGCGGGCATTTTAAACAACGCGGCCGCCCCGAACGGATAGAGTACGGCAATGAGCAGGCGGACATTGCCTTGCGCCCAAACATTCCGATAGGTGTCGAGCTGGCCATATAAAAAGCAGCCGGGCAGGCACGTG harbors:
- a CDS encoding helix-turn-helix domain-containing protein, with the protein product MQIKPTPLLSDVVRHFLIIESDTQSAMRIFSDGNTGVVFNYGNALFYQHEMYPGLTCLPGCFLYGQLDTYRNVWAQGNVRLLIAVLYPFGAAALFKMPASELRNQIVGCEECFKTDPAWVSDEIASLPAIHDKIRAAERFLLSQLKESGSCDALITHAVQAIHSENGLVPVTRLAALTGTTERQLQRKFEERIGISPKRYAGVVRMQYALRMLRRKNGDLSLAAIACEAGFFDQAHLIREMKNLSGLTPGQYLGPQNVLAANLVRLAH